The proteins below come from a single Chryseobacterium sp. MA9 genomic window:
- a CDS encoding TonB-dependent receptor: MKKIFTSVLFCASIFFYAQTGSLSGNINDDSKIALPGAKISLTPGNIYTTSDEHGNFVFLNVPPGSYTMKIDYLGYGVHEYNVTVESEKNTRQNIVFDKKETSIAEVVVSGATLKNQARALNKQKNNANITNVISSDQIGRFPDANIGDALKRVPGVTIQNDQGEARNLIIRGLAPNLNSVTLNGDRIPSAEGDNRNVQMDLIPSDMISTIEVNKTLTPDMDADAIGGSVNLITRASPNGQRISATVAGGYNPIREKGNYTAGFVYGNRFLDKKLGAVFSFSYNNNNFGSDNIEPVWSQANDLAQTVYVSKMGVRYYNEHRIRHSFDLNMDYEFNSKNKIYASAMYNFRNDKETRLALGYKIKPVYNADETEITDWKGSITRQNKGGDADNDNTRLEKQKVQNYALRGEHLLGSKVDLDWSVNYAIASEDKPHQRYIEFENSKMNFSPDLSNPEKPMFNLLAADNLGSYKLSDLSDANNFTQEKELGAKVNVRFPFSVIDGQKGRFRTGFRMRLKKKERENDFYAFTPVNTMGSLLSVPTINLDGQNFQPGNYVPGTFVDPSYLGNLDLFNPVLFNGKLKPEKYLSSNYNAKEQIYAGYIRWDQDFNDKLSMIVGARIETTNIDYTGNYVMNEKDLVGQINNTNTYTNVLPNISFKYVPVQDLVLRAAFTTALARPNYYSLVPYLNVISEDEIVAAGNPNLKATYAYNFDFMAEKYFKSVGILSGGVFYKNLKDFIYTYSKRNYTANDFANDFAGQSNPIPTGESNWKFTQQRNGDNVDIYGFEVALQRQLDFIPGAFWKGLGVYVNYTYTKSKAKGITNEEGIERTDVGFPGAAPHMFNGSLSWENKRFSARVSMNYASHYIDELGGKAFDDRYYDKQFFLDANASYKITSQLRVFAEANNLTNQPLRYYQGIQSRTAQAEYYRPRFTMGVKFDF, from the coding sequence GTGAAAAAAATTTTTACATCTGTTTTATTTTGTGCCTCTATTTTTTTCTATGCACAGACCGGTTCTCTTTCCGGAAACATCAACGACGATTCGAAAATAGCCTTGCCAGGAGCCAAAATCTCCCTGACGCCGGGAAATATCTATACAACCTCGGATGAACACGGAAATTTTGTTTTCCTGAATGTTCCCCCGGGAAGCTATACTATGAAAATTGATTATCTTGGTTACGGCGTACATGAATATAATGTGACAGTTGAGTCTGAGAAAAACACCCGCCAGAATATCGTTTTCGACAAAAAAGAAACGTCTATTGCAGAAGTTGTAGTGTCAGGAGCTACTTTAAAAAATCAGGCAAGGGCTTTAAACAAGCAAAAAAACAATGCCAATATTACCAATGTGATTTCTTCGGACCAGATCGGGCGTTTTCCTGATGCCAATATCGGGGATGCTTTGAAGCGTGTTCCGGGAGTTACCATACAGAATGATCAGGGAGAAGCCAGAAATCTTATTATCAGAGGACTGGCTCCCAATCTTAATTCCGTTACGCTGAATGGTGACAGAATTCCTTCTGCTGAAGGGGATAACCGTAACGTCCAGATGGACCTGATTCCTTCTGACATGATCTCCACCATAGAAGTCAATAAAACTCTGACTCCTGATATGGATGCCGATGCTATTGGAGGTTCTGTAAACCTTATTACAAGAGCTTCTCCGAATGGACAGAGGATTTCTGCAACAGTTGCCGGAGGATACAATCCAATCCGTGAAAAAGGAAATTATACAGCCGGATTTGTGTATGGAAACAGATTTTTAGATAAAAAATTAGGCGCTGTATTCAGCTTTTCTTATAACAACAACAATTTCGGTTCGGATAATATAGAACCTGTATGGAGCCAGGCAAATGATCTGGCCCAAACAGTTTATGTAAGTAAAATGGGTGTACGTTATTATAATGAACACCGTATCAGACATAGTTTTGATCTTAATATGGATTATGAATTCAATTCCAAAAACAAGATCTATGCTTCTGCAATGTATAATTTCAGAAATGATAAAGAAACCAGGCTGGCATTAGGATATAAAATAAAACCGGTCTACAATGCAGATGAAACAGAAATTACAGACTGGAAAGGAAGTATCACAAGACAGAATAAAGGAGGTGATGCTGATAATGACAACACCCGTCTTGAAAAACAGAAAGTTCAGAACTATGCTTTAAGGGGAGAACATTTATTAGGCTCCAAGGTAGATCTTGACTGGTCTGTCAACTATGCAATAGCAAGTGAAGATAAGCCTCACCAGCGTTATATAGAGTTTGAAAACAGCAAAATGAATTTCTCTCCTGACCTTAGTAATCCAGAAAAGCCAATGTTCAATCTCCTTGCTGCAGATAATTTGGGCAGTTATAAGCTGAGCGATCTTTCGGATGCCAACAACTTTACACAGGAAAAGGAACTGGGAGCAAAAGTCAATGTCCGTTTCCCATTTTCTGTAATTGATGGCCAGAAAGGACGTTTTCGTACCGGTTTCCGTATGCGTTTGAAGAAAAAAGAAAGAGAAAATGATTTCTATGCTTTTACTCCTGTTAACACTATGGGAAGTCTCTTATCCGTACCAACGATAAACCTTGACGGTCAAAACTTTCAGCCGGGAAATTATGTTCCGGGAACATTCGTTGACCCATCATATCTGGGAAACCTTGATCTGTTCAATCCTGTTTTATTTAATGGTAAATTAAAGCCTGAGAAGTATCTTTCCAGCAATTACAATGCAAAAGAGCAGATCTATGCAGGTTATATCCGTTGGGATCAGGATTTCAATGATAAATTATCAATGATCGTTGGCGCACGTATTGAAACAACTAATATTGATTACACCGGAAACTATGTAATGAATGAAAAAGACCTGGTAGGACAAATCAATAATACCAATACGTATACAAACGTACTTCCCAATATTTCCTTCAAATATGTTCCAGTACAGGACCTTGTGCTTCGTGCAGCATTTACCACGGCTCTTGCCCGTCCCAATTATTATTCACTGGTTCCCTACCTTAACGTGATTTCAGAAGATGAGATTGTTGCAGCCGGAAATCCAAACTTAAAAGCAACCTATGCGTATAATTTTGATTTTATGGCGGAAAAGTACTTTAAGTCTGTAGGGATTCTTTCCGGAGGAGTTTTTTATAAAAACCTGAAGGATTTTATTTATACCTATTCCAAAAGAAATTATACTGCAAATGATTTTGCGAATGATTTTGCAGGACAGTCAAATCCAATTCCTACGGGAGAAAGCAACTGGAAGTTTACCCAGCAGCGTAATGGTGACAATGTAGATATTTATGGTTTTGAAGTGGCTTTACAGAGACAGCTTGATTTTATTCCCGGCGCTTTCTGGAAGGGACTTGGAGTTTATGTGAACTATACTTACACCAAATCCAAAGCAAAAGGAATCACCAATGAAGAAGGTATTGAAAGAACAGATGTAGGTTTTCCCGGAGCTGCCCCTCATATGTTCAACGGATCTCTTTCGTGGGAGAATAAACGTTTTTCAGCCAGAGTTTCCATGAACTATGCGTCTCATTATATTGATGAACTGGGAGGAAAAGCTTTTGACGACCGTTATTATGACAAACAGTTTTTTCTTGATGCCAATGCTTCTTACAAGATTACAAGCCAGCTCAGAGTTTTCGCAGAAGCCAATAATCTGACCAATCAGCCGTTAAGATACTACCAGGGAATCCAGAGCAGAACCGCTCAGGCTGAATATTACAGACCGAGGTTTACGATGGGAGTGAAATTTGATTTTTAA
- a CDS encoding Crp/Fnr family transcriptional regulator → MNIPDFHSFLKTELHLLAEVTYPAKTVLLDEGKVSDRMFLVKSGALREFFYQDGRELTLEFITENQAVSSFDSFLNSTPSEFIIETLEPSTVYEVRVDTFHKLMEDQEFQHIFHPLFYKRFSEINKRLISFIRDSPQERYNQLLKNRPELLLRFPQHYIASYLGITSVSLSRIRNRR, encoded by the coding sequence ATGAATATTCCAGATTTTCATTCTTTTTTAAAAACGGAGCTTCATTTATTAGCTGAAGTTACTTACCCTGCCAAAACAGTACTCCTTGATGAAGGAAAGGTTTCAGATAGGATGTTCCTTGTAAAAAGCGGAGCCTTAAGAGAGTTTTTCTATCAGGATGGAAGAGAACTCACCTTGGAATTTATAACAGAAAATCAAGCTGTTTCCTCTTTTGACAGCTTCCTGAACAGTACTCCCAGTGAATTTATTATTGAAACATTAGAACCCTCTACAGTGTATGAAGTACGCGTTGACACTTTTCACAAACTCATGGAAGATCAGGAATTTCAACACATCTTTCATCCACTTTTTTATAAACGTTTCAGTGAAATCAATAAACGGCTGATCTCTTTTATTAGAGATTCTCCTCAGGAAAGATATAACCAGCTTCTCAAAAACAGACCAGAGCTTCTTCTACGGTTTCCACAGCATTATATTGCCTCTTATCTTGGGATCACGAGTGTTTCATTAAGCAGAATACGAAACCGCAGATAA
- a CDS encoding TetR/AcrR family transcriptional regulator, with amino-acid sequence MPRPRERILSTAMVLFHRQGYNNTGINQIIEEANVSKASFYQHFRSKDELCIEFLNKRYDYWASELEQFTSEANTVQEKILKSFDFLVDMNEREDFRGCSFLNILSEIPADKEEIHKVIRYHKNKLRECFNKDIQDDIASAHIYLLFESSILTSQLYRSNELIEKSKIIVQDLLSASH; translated from the coding sequence ATGCCCCGACCGCGAGAAAGAATACTAAGCACTGCCATGGTTCTCTTCCATAGACAAGGCTACAACAATACGGGCATCAATCAGATCATTGAAGAGGCAAACGTATCAAAGGCAAGTTTTTATCAGCATTTCAGATCTAAAGATGAACTTTGTATTGAATTTCTCAATAAAAGATATGACTACTGGGCTTCTGAGCTTGAACAGTTTACATCAGAAGCAAATACAGTACAGGAAAAAATCCTGAAGTCGTTTGATTTTTTGGTTGATATGAATGAAAGAGAAGACTTCAGAGGGTGTAGCTTTTTGAATATTTTATCTGAAATTCCTGCTGATAAAGAAGAGATTCATAAGGTAATCCGTTATCATAAAAATAAGCTGAGAGAATGCTTCAATAAAGACATCCAGGACGATATTGCTTCAGCCCATATCTACCTTCTTTTTGAAAGCTCAATACTCACCAGCCAGCTCTACAGATCGAATGAACTGATCGAAAAATCTAAAATTATCGTGCAGGATCTATTGAGTGCCTCCCATTAA
- a CDS encoding cupin-like domain-containing protein — protein MGIILKPIDIVDDISQEDFREKYLKPCKPVVIRNMARKWPAYQKWTMEYMKEVVGDVEVPLYDSSKADPAAPINTPTTKMQFRDYVDLIQREPTDLRIFFFDPIKFAPKLLDDYVPPKNLMGGFLDKYPSMFFGGKGSVTFLHYDIDMPHIFHTHFNGRKHVLLFEYKWKSRLYKLPYATYALEDYDIANPDFEKFPALDGIEGIECYLEHGDTLFMPTGWWHWMKYLDGSFSISLRAWDKSWAVKAHSLWNLAVQRNFDNFMKGRYKKRYMDWKERKAVEIANNALRKGLPK, from the coding sequence ATGGGAATAATCCTTAAACCAATTGATATTGTAGATGATATTTCACAAGAAGATTTCCGTGAAAAATATCTAAAGCCATGTAAGCCAGTGGTAATCAGAAATATGGCAAGAAAATGGCCTGCCTACCAAAAATGGACGATGGAGTACATGAAAGAAGTGGTTGGCGACGTTGAAGTTCCCCTTTACGACAGTTCCAAAGCAGATCCTGCCGCTCCTATCAATACTCCAACGACGAAAATGCAATTTCGTGATTACGTAGACCTTATTCAGAGGGAGCCTACTGATCTAAGAATCTTTTTCTTTGATCCTATAAAATTTGCTCCAAAACTTTTGGACGACTATGTTCCGCCAAAGAATCTGATGGGTGGATTTTTAGATAAATATCCGAGTATGTTTTTCGGAGGTAAAGGTTCTGTGACCTTCCTTCACTATGATATAGACATGCCTCATATTTTCCACACCCACTTCAATGGAAGAAAACATGTTCTTTTATTCGAATACAAATGGAAGTCAAGGCTTTACAAGCTCCCATATGCTACTTACGCGCTGGAAGATTATGATATTGCCAATCCTGATTTTGAAAAGTTTCCGGCATTGGATGGTATTGAAGGAATTGAATGCTATTTGGAACACGGAGATACTTTATTCATGCCTACCGGCTGGTGGCACTGGATGAAATATCTGGATGGGTCTTTCTCTATTTCCCTGCGTGCATGGGACAAAAGCTGGGCTGTAAAAGCACATTCTCTTTGGAATCTTGCTGTTCAGCGTAATTTTGATAATTTCATGAAAGGACGATACAAAAAAAGGTATATGGACTGGAAAGAAAGAAAAGCGGTAGAAATAGCAAATAATGCATTAAGAAAAGGACTTCCTAAATAA
- a CDS encoding Ig-like domain-containing protein, producing the protein MKRFTTIIFSLVFASVFSQKRTKIFTSDIDNFWVAYDSIQNTNDHSRKLDLIKKLYTDKATKGLKAFMSARDYNDSLYVKLIEKYPKFWNSVRPNTLTIKTKTNEFEASVDRLKQIYPELKDAEMYFTIGGLNSGGTVSGNMVLVGAELATGLPSTDVSEFKDEWLKGVFAKQSLDNIVSLNIHEYIHTQQTGDRRRVLSQSIKEGACDLIAELVMNKPLERKYLSYGAAHTTEIKELFKKEMFTGNFTNWLYNGRQKGESADLGYYVGYEICKSYYQNAKDKKQAIKDIIELNYDSDKAVENFLTQSKFFKEKTSDLMKEYRKMSPDVVKIDPANGSVEVSPDVKEIRITFSKEMVPGYYSFNLSDKGKEYMPITKVIGMENNDKTLVPGVDLKPDKEYEFVLTNKSFKSKEGYYLKNETLVIKFKTGNK; encoded by the coding sequence ATGAAACGTTTTACAACCATTATTTTCTCGCTTGTATTTGCAAGTGTTTTTTCGCAGAAACGGACCAAAATTTTTACTTCGGATATTGATAATTTTTGGGTGGCTTATGACAGCATTCAAAACACAAACGATCATTCCAGAAAACTGGATCTGATTAAGAAATTGTATACTGATAAAGCAACAAAAGGCCTAAAAGCATTTATGAGCGCAAGAGATTATAATGACAGTCTTTATGTAAAACTTATTGAAAAGTATCCCAAATTCTGGAATTCTGTAAGACCGAATACATTGACAATTAAGACCAAAACCAACGAATTTGAAGCCAGTGTTGACAGGCTGAAGCAGATTTATCCTGAGTTGAAAGATGCCGAAATGTATTTTACCATTGGCGGGCTGAATTCCGGAGGAACAGTAAGCGGAAATATGGTATTAGTGGGAGCCGAACTTGCCACAGGGCTTCCTTCTACAGATGTTTCAGAATTCAAAGATGAATGGCTGAAAGGTGTTTTTGCAAAGCAGTCTCTGGATAATATTGTTTCTTTGAACATTCATGAATATATCCATACTCAGCAAACCGGAGACCGTAGAAGAGTTTTAAGCCAATCTATAAAAGAAGGTGCCTGTGACCTGATTGCTGAACTTGTCATGAATAAGCCTCTGGAAAGGAAATATCTTTCTTATGGAGCGGCTCATACAACTGAAATTAAAGAGTTGTTTAAAAAAGAAATGTTCACAGGTAATTTTACGAATTGGCTTTATAACGGAAGACAAAAAGGAGAAAGTGCGGATTTAGGATATTATGTAGGATATGAAATTTGTAAATCATATTATCAGAATGCTAAAGATAAAAAACAGGCAATTAAAGATATCATTGAGCTAAATTATGACAGTGATAAAGCTGTAGAAAATTTCCTTACCCAATCAAAGTTTTTCAAAGAAAAAACGAGTGATTTGATGAAGGAATACCGTAAGATGTCGCCGGATGTTGTAAAAATAGATCCGGCAAATGGTTCTGTAGAGGTAAGTCCAGATGTAAAAGAAATACGAATCACTTTTTCTAAAGAGATGGTGCCGGGATACTATTCTTTCAATCTTTCCGATAAGGGAAAAGAATACATGCCGATCACTAAAGTCATTGGGATGGAAAACAATGATAAAACTTTGGTTCCGGGAGTAGATCTTAAGCCTGATAAAGAATATGAATTTGTACTCACTAATAAAAGTTTCAAGTCTAAAGAAGGCTATTATCTTAAAAATGAGACACTTGTTATAAAGTTTAAAACGGGGAATAAATAA
- a CDS encoding MFS transporter, with product MNKNLYVLALGVFGITTTEFGVIGVLPDIASAFRVSIEKAGWLLSAFALTVAVFGPLMLMALSSFKRKSLLIFSLFIFVIVNILSVYITNFYLLLAVRMIPAFFHPVYWSIALSAAGEMSDSTEKSKAAGIIFSGLTLATVMGVPLATFMSDLFSWQSSFLLTAFINGVALAGVWIYLPSIQNKNGPFKGFPCHIFHSKRLLIGLFLAFFTIAAMYSTYGYMADFLKNVTRMNGKQISLMLFLFGTVGIIGNKAAGKYMSRFPFQTTLLFLILLSGIHLLIGYYGNHFIPMIWIIGCWGLIHSGGFLISNINVTSSSDSSEFINSIFTSCGNFAVTAGTFFGGFWITHYGIENIVWLSITGMILALMMLIIKKKYTESKL from the coding sequence ATGAACAAAAATCTTTATGTACTGGCACTTGGTGTTTTCGGGATCACAACCACAGAATTTGGAGTTATAGGGGTATTGCCAGACATAGCTTCAGCATTCCGGGTCTCCATCGAAAAAGCGGGATGGCTGCTCAGTGCTTTTGCGTTGACCGTTGCTGTTTTCGGTCCTCTTATGCTGATGGCATTATCTTCTTTTAAAAGGAAAAGTCTGCTGATTTTCTCCTTATTTATTTTTGTTATAGTAAATATTCTGTCAGTTTATATCACCAATTTTTATCTGCTTCTTGCTGTCAGAATGATTCCTGCATTTTTCCATCCGGTTTACTGGTCGATCGCCTTATCTGCCGCCGGAGAAATGTCAGATTCTACAGAAAAGTCCAAGGCTGCGGGCATTATTTTTTCGGGACTTACCCTGGCGACCGTAATGGGTGTTCCATTGGCAACTTTTATGTCTGATCTGTTTTCCTGGCAGTCTTCTTTTCTTCTTACGGCTTTTATTAATGGAGTCGCTCTGGCAGGCGTATGGATCTATTTACCGTCTATTCAAAATAAAAACGGGCCATTTAAGGGTTTTCCTTGTCATATATTTCATAGTAAACGTCTGTTGATCGGGCTTTTTCTTGCATTTTTCACTATTGCAGCCATGTATTCTACGTATGGCTATATGGCAGATTTTTTAAAGAATGTAACCCGGATGAATGGAAAACAAATCAGTTTGATGCTTTTCCTGTTCGGAACGGTAGGTATCATTGGGAATAAAGCCGCGGGAAAATACATGAGCAGATTTCCATTTCAAACCACTCTTCTATTTTTAATATTATTATCAGGAATTCACCTGCTGATCGGATATTATGGAAATCATTTTATACCTATGATCTGGATTATCGGATGCTGGGGACTGATTCATTCCGGAGGTTTTTTGATCAGCAATATCAATGTAACCTCTTCTTCAGATTCTTCGGAGTTTATCAACAGTATTTTTACTTCTTGCGGGAATTTCGCTGTAACAGCGGGTACTTTTTTCGGGGGATTCTGGATCACTCATTATGGCATTGAGAATATAGTATGGTTAAGCATTACAGGTATGATTCTCGCTCTTATGATGTTGATTATAAAAAAGAAATATACAGAGTCTAAGCTTTAA
- a CDS encoding helix-turn-helix domain-containing protein, translated as MPEFFHDKRLYYTPIEFALSHIGGTWKMPVLWRLQEKPLRFSELKKDIPHITDKMLTSQLRELEAKDMIHREVFPVVPPKVEYSLTEKGKKAIPVIETIMQYGYDLIKDEGIVFPPKE; from the coding sequence ATGCCTGAATTTTTCCACGATAAAAGACTCTATTATACACCTATTGAATTTGCGCTAAGTCATATTGGGGGAACCTGGAAAATGCCTGTTCTATGGAGATTGCAGGAAAAACCTCTTCGTTTCAGTGAGCTTAAAAAAGATATTCCTCATATTACAGACAAAATGCTGACCAGCCAGCTGCGCGAACTGGAAGCTAAGGACATGATCCATCGTGAAGTATTTCCCGTAGTGCCACCGAAAGTAGAATACAGCCTTACGGAAAAAGGGAAAAAAGCCATTCCGGTTATTGAGACCATTATGCAGTACGGCTACGATCTGATCAAAGATGAAGGAATTGTCTTTCCGCCTAAAGAATAA
- a CDS encoding MsnO8 family LLM class oxidoreductase, which produces MKLKLGILDQSPVTTGGSAASALENSINLALLAEETGFHSIMYSEHHGVEAYGSSSPELLAAIILSKTSRIKIGTAGIMMRNYSAYKIAEWAKMLSTVYPERFILGLGKAPGGLKDAVMALNNHKPVVLSNMETKLEEIIQLIRDEEGIYDGLIAQPTHVQYIPEIMWLGSGMTSAKEAAKHGTGYSFAAFMNSENGIENTEAYLKEFDGTQYFSQPSLQVAVAVSVADTIDTARRNAYGMAYQFLQSRQLVSPNAVLSPEAVEQKILGTKDEDEFFTFLERIIIETPQSVDHRLQQISEKYNTDNLLILCNMYQEEDRIHTYKSIIKNNN; this is translated from the coding sequence ATGAAGCTGAAATTAGGGATCTTAGACCAATCACCTGTAACAACGGGAGGCAGTGCAGCCTCTGCATTGGAAAACAGTATCAACCTTGCTTTATTGGCTGAAGAAACAGGCTTTCATAGTATTATGTATTCCGAACACCATGGAGTAGAAGCTTATGGCAGTTCCAGCCCTGAACTTTTAGCAGCAATTATATTAAGCAAAACCAGCCGTATCAAAATAGGAACCGCCGGAATTATGATGCGAAACTATTCTGCCTATAAAATTGCGGAATGGGCCAAAATGCTGTCCACCGTATATCCTGAGCGCTTTATTCTCGGATTGGGAAAAGCTCCCGGAGGATTAAAAGATGCTGTCATGGCACTCAATAATCATAAACCGGTAGTTTTATCAAATATGGAAACGAAGCTGGAAGAGATCATTCAATTGATTAGAGATGAGGAAGGCATTTATGACGGACTTATTGCACAACCCACACATGTACAGTATATTCCTGAAATCATGTGGCTGGGATCAGGAATGACTTCAGCAAAAGAAGCTGCTAAACATGGGACAGGATATTCTTTCGCTGCTTTTATGAACAGTGAAAACGGAATAGAAAACACAGAAGCTTATCTCAAAGAATTTGACGGTACTCAATATTTTTCTCAGCCTTCTCTGCAGGTGGCAGTTGCAGTATCAGTAGCAGATACTATTGATACAGCCAGAAGGAATGCTTATGGAATGGCCTACCAGTTTTTACAATCCCGGCAATTAGTCAGTCCCAATGCTGTTCTTTCTCCTGAAGCTGTAGAACAAAAGATTTTGGGAACTAAAGATGAAGATGAGTTTTTCACCTTTTTAGAGAGGATTATCATAGAAACGCCACAGTCTGTGGATCATAGATTGCAGCAGATTTCAGAAAAATACAATACGGATAACCTCTTGATATTATGTAATATGTACCAGGAAGAAGATCGTATTCATACCTATAAAAGTATCATTAAAAATAATAATTAA
- a CDS encoding AAA family ATPase, whose protein sequence is MKQDISKLYIITGGPGAGKTTLLNELNKYGLTTVPEEGRRIIMEQIESGGEGLPWLNKELFASLMFEESVKTYLEVNQVTHLKPVFFDRGIWDTLGYMRLENIPVPELMTAEAREMIYNNNVFILPPWKEIYENDPERKQTIEKAILTFECMKEIYQEYDFNIIEVPKVTVDKRARFILDRVLI, encoded by the coding sequence ATGAAGCAGGATATTTCAAAATTATATATCATTACGGGTGGTCCCGGAGCAGGAAAAACAACGCTGTTGAATGAATTAAATAAATATGGTTTGACAACAGTTCCTGAAGAAGGCAGGAGAATTATTATGGAACAGATTGAGTCTGGAGGAGAAGGGCTTCCCTGGCTGAACAAAGAACTTTTTGCCAGTCTGATGTTTGAAGAATCGGTAAAAACCTATTTGGAAGTGAATCAGGTGACCCATTTGAAACCTGTTTTCTTTGACCGCGGAATATGGGACACGCTGGGTTATATGAGGCTTGAAAATATTCCTGTTCCGGAATTAATGACAGCAGAAGCCAGAGAAATGATTTATAATAACAATGTTTTTATTCTTCCTCCATGGAAAGAGATTTATGAAAATGACCCAGAAAGAAAACAAACCATTGAAAAAGCCATCCTCACTTTTGAATGTATGAAAGAAATTTATCAGGAATATGACTTCAATATCATTGAAGTGCCGAAAGTTACTGTAGATAAAAGGGCCCGTTTTATCCTTGACAGAGTTCTGATATAA
- a CDS encoding DUF6624 domain-containing protein, whose protein sequence is MDNFSFEKELIELADKDLTVREDLLAAGKLSGGYHPEMEKVHKANAQRLREIIAEIGFPTLSKVGEKGSNAAWLIIQHAIGEPEFMKECCTMMEENSNDINPIHKAYLYDRIQFFQSKPQKYGTQLTAEGIVYPVENKETLNKEREKVNLPALPLAEINKIPEPESIPEIDGQNIGYTTWRKKVGWI, encoded by the coding sequence ATGGACAATTTCTCATTTGAAAAAGAACTGATAGAACTTGCTGATAAAGATCTGACTGTAAGAGAGGATCTGCTCGCTGCCGGAAAACTGTCCGGAGGCTACCATCCTGAAATGGAAAAGGTTCATAAAGCTAATGCACAGCGACTTCGGGAAATTATAGCTGAGATCGGATTTCCAACCCTGTCAAAAGTCGGTGAAAAAGGAAGCAATGCCGCATGGCTGATTATCCAGCACGCTATTGGTGAGCCTGAGTTTATGAAAGAATGCTGTACCATGATGGAAGAAAACAGCAATGATATTAATCCAATACATAAAGCTTATTTATATGACAGGATTCAGTTCTTTCAGAGCAAACCTCAAAAATACGGAACACAGCTGACTGCTGAAGGAATAGTATATCCCGTAGAAAACAAAGAAACCTTAAACAAAGAACGCGAAAAAGTAAATCTTCCGGCATTGCCACTGGCAGAAATCAACAAAATTCCGGAACCAGAAAGCATTCCCGAAATAGATGGCCAAAATATCGGATATACGACTTGGAGAAAAAAAGTGGGCTGGATTTAA
- a CDS encoding nuclear transport factor 2 family protein, producing MDNTMQNTAEQFIQYLNEENFDKAESCLDPDFKFIGVLGKRDNASVYIKDMKQMKFKYKILKAFTSGEDVCFWYTIDMGEKAIEASGWYQIKDGKIYTLKVLFDPRPLLDK from the coding sequence ATGGACAATACAATGCAAAATACAGCGGAACAGTTTATTCAATATTTAAATGAAGAAAATTTTGACAAGGCGGAAAGCTGTCTTGATCCTGATTTTAAATTTATAGGAGTATTGGGAAAAAGGGATAATGCTTCTGTTTACATCAAAGATATGAAGCAGATGAAGTTTAAGTATAAAATTCTGAAAGCTTTTACATCTGGTGAAGATGTATGTTTCTGGTATACTATTGACATGGGAGAAAAAGCGATAGAAGCTTCCGGATGGTATCAGATTAAAGATGGAAAGATTTATACCTTAAAAGTTTTGTTTGATCCCAGACCTTTATTGGATAAATAA